The following are encoded together in the Gemmatimonadaceae bacterium genome:
- a CDS encoding response regulator, with product VDPSESFDLVISDVKMPEVSGIELHAALQSVRPDLLDRLVFCTGEAESPAVASFVAETGCKVLLKPFDLKTLAAVSDDVAAQCGQTPAFAAG from the coding sequence GTGGACCCGTCGGAGTCGTTCGATCTGGTGATCTCCGACGTGAAGATGCCCGAGGTCTCCGGAATCGAGCTGCACGCGGCCTTGCAGAGCGTCCGGCCCGACTTGCTCGACCGGCTGGTCTTCTGCACCGGCGAGGCCGAATCTCCGGCTGTGGCGTCGTTCGTGGCGGAAACCGGATGCAAGGTTCTGCTCAAACCGTTCGACCTGAAGACGCTGGCCGCGGTCTCCGACGACGTCGCCGCACAGTGCGGCCAAACCCCCGCGTTC